Genomic window (Streptomyces sp. NBC_01431):
CGCCGAGCTCTCCGACCCGGCGACGCTCGCGGCCGTGCTGGCCGCCAAGGACTACCCGACCCCCTTCGGCGACAAGAACATCACCCCCTTCCTCTTCAGCGGGCAGGTGGCGCGGCACGTGCCCGTCGCCCTCAGCGGCGAGGCCGCGGACACGGTGTTCGGCGGTCCGGGCGGAGTGATCACCGAGGGGCGGGAACTGACGACGTTCCCCTGGATCGAGCTGTCCCGGAAGTTCGGCATGGACCACGGCATCGGTACCGGCCTCTTCGACGGAGGTCTGCGGCGCACCCTCGATGTCACCGGTCACCTCGACCGGATGTTCCGAGAGGCGGTCGCCGAGGTGCCGCATCTTCCCGGAGCCCCGGCTCCCGACCGGCTGGCCCGGCAGGTGGACTACCTGATCGTGACCCGGCTGCTCGAACAGGGCGTGCAGCACTCCGAGCGGCTGGCCGCCGCGGCGGGGCTCCAGCTGCGCTTCCCCTTCGCGGACCACAGGCTCTTCTCCTACCTGTACAACGTGCCGCCTCGTCTCAAGTACTTCGACGGGCGCGAGAAGAGTCTGCTGCGGGTCATCGCCAGGGACCTGGTGCCCGCATCGGTGCTGACGCGCACCAAGGTGCCGTACCCCATCACCTACGACACGCGGTACAAGGCAGCCCTGGCGGGCCGACTGCGGACCCTGCTCGACGACTCCGCGGCACCCGTGCGCCCCCTGCTGGACGTGCTGGCCGCCGAACGGATCGCCGAGAACCCCAGACTGCTCGACCGGGGTGGGTGGCTGGGCCGGGCAGACGTCGAGATGGTCCTCCAACTCAACGACTGGGCAAAGAGGTTGAACCTGTCCTTCAGCCTCTGACCGCCCCGGCCCCGGTCCCGTCGACCCGGCACTCCGCCGCTGCGTCCCCTCTGTCTCCTGACCGTCCGATCCGAAACGGTGGCACTGCATCCATGCCGAACCCACGCCCCACCGGCTCCGCGCTGTACCGGCTGTTCGCCGACCAGGTCGTCCGGGCCGGCGAGCACGAGGCGGTCCGCGACCAGGACCGAAGCCTCACCTACAGCGAACTGTCCGCGCGGGTCCGCGTCCTGGCCGAGGCCGTCCGGGAGCGGTGCCCGGGAACGGGATCACGGATCGGTCTGTACCTCGGCCGTACCGTGGACCTCGTGGCCGCGGTGCTCGCCGTGACCGCCGCGGGCCACGTCTACGTGCCGCTCGACCCGGCCTACCCCGCCGAGCGGCTCCGGTTCATGGCAGAGGACAGCGGCCTGTCGCTCGTCGTCTCCGACCGGGACCTCCCGGCCGAGCTCCACGCACTGCCCACCGTGCGCGTGGATGCCCCGGCCCCCCTGCCGGAGCCGGCCCACCCGTGGGCCCCGGCCGACGTGGCTTCCGATGCGATTGCGTATGTCATCTACACCTCGGGGTCGACGGGGAGGCCCAAGGGTGTGGAGGTGCGGGGCAGCAGTGTGGTGGCGATGGTGAACTCGGTACGCGCGCGGTACGCGTTCTCCGCCGAGGACGTCTGGACGTTGTTCCACTCCTACTGTTTCGACTTCTCGGTATGGGAGATGTGGGGCGCCCTGGCCACGGGTGCCACCCTCGTCCTCGTACCGGCCGAGACGGCGCTCTCACCGCGCGCCACCGTCGAGTTGCTGGCCCGTGAGCACGTGACGGTCATGAGTGTCGTGCCGTCCGTCTTCCGCTTCCTCACGGCGGCGGTGCGGCGGATGCCGGAGGCCGCCGTCGTGCTGCGCCGCGTGATCTTCGGTGGCGAAGCCGTCGACATCGCCGACATCCGGTCCTGGCGCGAGGCGCTGGGACCCCGGTGCGAGTTCGTCAATACGTACGGCATCACCGAGACGACGGTGTTCGTCAGTACCAGAACGCTCCTGGACAAGGAACTCGACCGCGAGGAGCCCGGCGCGGGCGGCGACTTCGCGAAAGACCTGGGGCGGCCGCTGGACGGCTGGGAAGTCCAGGTGCTCGATGAGGAGTTGAACCCTGTCGGGCGGGGGGCAACCGGCGAGATCTGGGTCGCGGGCGACGGCGTCGCCGTCGGCTACCTGGGCCGGCCCGAGCTCACCGAGGAGCGGTTCCGCACGCTGGCCGTGCCGGGCCGGCCGGCCCGCAGGTACTACCGCAGCGGGGACCTCGCCACGAGAACCGCCGATGACGTCTACTGCTACGCGGGCCGCGCCGACGACCAAGTGAAGATCAACGGGTTCCGCATCGAGCTGGGAGAGATCGAGGCGGTGCTGCGCGGGGTCGACGGCGTGGAGGACGCAGCGGTGGTTTGCGCCCGCAGCAGGGCCGGCGGGCCCGTGCTGACCGCCTTCTTCTCCTCGAAGGGCGATCTGCCGGGCGAGGAACTCGCGGACCGGGCCCGCGCGGTGCTGCCCCGGCACATGCAGCCGAGCCGATTCGTGAGGCTGGCCGAACTGCCCCGCAACCCGTCCGGAAAGACCGACCGCAAGGCCCTGTCCGAGACCCGTTAGCCGTACCCGAGGGCCGGTGCCGCACACACGCGTGGGCGTGACCGGCAGCGCCCGATCACGAAGGAACTCCATCCGTGGACATCAGCACCCCTCAGCACGTCCCGCTCTCCGTCGGCCAGGAAGCCATGTGGGTCGGCTGGAAGCTCGACCCCGAGCAGTGGACCCACATCATTCCGACAGCGTTCCTGGTACGGGGCGAGATCGACCGGGCCCGGCTGGAGCAGGCAGTCACTGCCCTCGGGGAGGCCTATCCCCAGCTGCGCGGCCGAGTGCGCCCGGGGCCCCAGGGGCCGGTCCTCGACTGGTCGGACGCCCCCGGCATCCCGGTACGGGAACGGACCACCGACTTGGACCGCGACGACGCCGTCCGTCGCACCTGGCAGGTGCCCTTCGATCTGCGGCAGGGGCCGCTGGCGCGCGTGGACCTGCTGCACGGCCCCGGCTACACCGTGCTGCTGATGGCGACCCACCACCTTGTGTACGACGGGGCGTCCGTCCTGATCCTGCTCGAAGCGCTGCGCGAGTGCTACGCGGGCAACCCGCCCGCACGCGTCGACCAGGTCCCGGCGCTGGCCGAATTCGCCGCCAGGTCGCGGGAGCTGGCCGACGGGCCGGCGGGTGAGGAGCACCGGGCCCACTGGCGCAAGACGCTGGCCTCGGGCCCCTTGGACTTCGCCCTGCCGACGTCCGTCGACGCTCCCGGGTACACCGTCCTGAGCGAGGACCTCCCCCCGGACCTCGTTGCCGACCTGCGGGACCGGGCGGCCGAGGCGGGCGTCTCCTATGTGACCGTCCTGCTCGCCGGTTACTTCGCGCTGCTGCGACGGCACTGCCGCACCGAGGAGGTGCTGGCCTTCGTGCCCTACCACGGCCGCTCGCTGGAATCCCTGCGCGACCGCGTCGGCTACTTCGTGAACGCCCTGCCGATCCGTGGCGAGGTGCGCGGCTCCGACACGTACGCCACTCTGATCCAACGGGTGCGCGGCCTGGTCAAGGACGCGCTGCGGCACGGAGATCTGCCGCTGCCTGCCATCATGCGCGAGGCCGGCCTGACCGGGCCCGAAGCCCGGGCGCGGACCCACCAGACCGTGTTCCAGTACTGGCACGCCGGACTGCGCGACGGAGTCGACGTCCAGGACCTGGTCCTCGACGCCCCGGATGCGCGGGCCCGGCTGAGCCTGCTCGACCTGGAGAGCACCGCCGGTTTCACGCTCGCTGTGATGGTCCGGGAGGACAGCGCCGGCACCCACGTGTTGTGGAAGGACCCCACCGGCTCCGTCGGCCCCACGGTGGTCGCCGAACTGGCCGCCGATTACCGGCGGGTGCTGCGGGAGATCGCCCGGGGCCCGGGCGCCACGGTGATCGACCTGGCCGAGGATCGTCCGGGCCGTGCGGAGCCGCGGGAGGGAGCGGGTCCAGTGGCGGACGGGGCCGGCCGGGCGGTTACCGAAGCCGTCGCCGCGATGGTCGACGTGTGGCAGGACGTGCTGGGGATCGACGACATCGGGACGGACGACTCGTTTTTCGAACTCGGCGGTCACTCTCTGCTCGCCGAGACGCTGGTGCTCGCCGCGGGGGAGCGGCTGGGGGTGGACGTGTCGATCCGGACCCTGTTCGACTTTCCACGGCTCGCCGAGTTCACCGCCGAGGTCCTCGGCTCCGCTGTGGCGTCCCCGGCCGGTGAGGAGGGCCCGCACGAAGCCCCGCCGGTTGTGCCGGAGTTGCCCGGGGATGCCGAGGGGGAGCCGGACGGCTGGCGGAGCGTCCCACACCGGATGAGTGTGGGGATCAGGCGCCAGCAGGGTGCCGAGGGGGAGATCCCGTCGGAGAGCATCATCTGCAAGGTCTACTACTTCCGGGATTTGGCCGCCGACGAGGAGCGGTTGCAAGAGGCCTTCCGGCGGACCCTCGCCGTCAATCCCGCGCTGGGCAGCCGGTACCGGGTCGACCCGGTACTCGGGCCGCAGTACCGCGAGGAGCCGGTCGACTATCCGGTCGTGCGGTTCGTGACCATGGAAGCGTCCGCGACGTGGGACGACCTGTGCGCCGAGGCTCAGCGGACCGCCGACGCCGAGATGGCCGGGCGGCTCGACCTGCGGGAGGGGCGCCTGCTGCGAGTTGTCTGCGTACGGCTCGGGGGGCGCGGCTTCGCCCTCGTCGTCAAGGCCGACCACACCGTCTGCGACGGCCTCTCCTTCGCCCAGCTGTTGCGGGACGTCGGCGCCGCCTATGCCACGTCGACGGAGGGGGCCTTCCTTGCGGATCGCAGGCGCCCGTCGCCGGCGGAGGTCGAGGCGGCCGAGGGCCGGGTGCTCGGTGGGCAGCAGGGGCGTGAACTGCGCGCCGCCTGGCGGAAGAAGCTGCCCGCAGGAGTTCCCGAAATACTGCTGAGGAACGCGACGCGCTGGCAGGACAGCCCCCCGGAGGGCGACTCCGTTCACTTTTCCGTACGCGGCGAGGCCTACCGGCGGCACACGGCCGAGGCGCAGAACCTGAAGGTGACGAGCTTTGCCCTGGCGGCTGCCAAGGTGCTGTTCGCCATGCGGCCCAGCATCCTCAACGACGAGCTGTGTTTCTTCTGCCCGTTCCCCGGGCGCTTCGTGCCGGAGGCCAAGGAGGTGCTCGGGAACTTCGTCAACCTCCTGCCGGTCCTCGTCGAGGCCCCTCGGGAGGGCGGCCCCGCCGACATGGTCCGTGCCGTGCGCGAGGGCCTGTTGTGGACCCTTCAGCACCAGGGGCTTCCGTTCGACGAGGTGATGGACGAGATCAGGGACGTCGACGCGACCGGCGAACAGCTTCCCCGGAAGCGGCGGGCTCTGTTCATGGCGGGCAATCAGCCGGAGGGCCTTCGGCTCGACGGCACCGCCGGTGAGACCCGTATGCCTGAAATGACCGACGCGCTCTTCGACTTCAGCCTGTGGGTCACAGACACGGGCGAGGAACTCAACTGCGGCGTGGTGTATCGGCGCGCGTTCATGCCCAGGGAAGTCGTCGAGGACTGGCTGGAGGCTCTGAACCGGCCGCTCGAACCGGCCCTCGAAGTGTGAAGGACGGTCCGGGGCCGGCTGCCACCGGCCTGCGGGAATTTTCGTAGACAGGAAGTAGATGGAAAGTAGATCGGCGCATGTGATCTTAAATGGGCAGGCCGTCTTTTCTTTCGGTGGGAGGAGGGGTGAATGAAACTGCTCGTGACGGGTGGTGCCGGATATGTAGGCTCCACTCTCGTCCCTCTGGCCCTGGGCCAGGGACATCAGGTTCGGGTTCTCGACACCCTTGAATTCGGAAGTTCGGGGCTGGAGTCGTGTCTGCACCACCCGCGTCTGGAATTGATGCGGGGCGATGTGAGGGACGCGGCGCACGTGCGTGCCGCCCTCGCCGGCGTGGACGCCGTGGTCCATCTCGCCGCACTGGTGGGCTATCCGGCCTGTCGTCGCGATGTGCGCACCGCGGTGACCACGAACGTCGAGGGGACCCGGCTTCTGCTGGAGCTGCGCCATCCCGACCAGGCGTTCCTGTTCGCCTCGACGGGCAGCGTCTACGGATCGGTCCCAGAGGGACTGTGCACGGAGCTGACGGACAACGCCCCGCTGACGCTGTACGGAGAGTCCAAATCGATCGGCGAGAAGCTGGTCGACGAGGCCGGCAACGCGGCGATCTTCAGATATGCCACGGCATTCGGTGTCAGCCCGCTGATGAGGTTGGACCTGCTGCCCAATCACTTTTCGTACCAGGCGCTCCGCAGCAGAAAAATCGTCATGTACGAATCGGGAGCCCGGCGCAGCTTCATTCACGTCGCCGACATCGCGCGCTCCTTCATCTTCGCGCTGGAGCGGTGGGAATCGTTCCGTGATGAGACGTTCAATGTCGGCGACGAACGCCTCAACGCCACGAAGAAGGAAATTGCCCTGCAGATCCGGCAGTCCTTCGATTTCGAGCTGACGATGCGTGACGACGAACGGGACCCCGACCGGCGTGACTACGAGGTCTCGTACCGGAAGATCCGTGAACTGGGTTTCACGGCGGAAGTGGGTCTGGCCTCCGGCATCAAGGAAATCGTTGCCGCGCTCCGTGGGGTGGCCAATCTGCGCGGCATGGAGACGGATCGCGTCCGGCTGAAGCCCGGCGGGGTGGGGAACCCGGCCGAGCGGCCCGCGCACCAGGAGACAGGAGACGGGCGTGTCGAACTCGGGAACACCGGCGGCACAGACATCGAAAGCCCCGACGACAGGCTCCCCAGCCCGCTTTGAGAGCGTCCTGGAGATGACCCTCGCCCAGCTGTGGGCCGAGGTGCTCGGCACGGAAGTCCCCGACCGCACGACCCGGTTCTTCGACCTGGGCGGCAACTCGCTGCTGGTATCGCTGCTGTGGGCCCGTCTCACCGACCGGTTCGACCTTCCGCTCGCCGCGTCCGACCTGTACGAGTACGCCACGGTTGCCGCCCAGGCCGAGCAGATCCGTGGCTGGTTCTCCGGTGACGGAAGGGGCGCGCTCGCCGTGGAGCTGTCCGACGGACCGGAGCCGGTCGTCGCCTGTGTGCACGGCATGTCCGGGAACGTCTACTACGCGCGCCACCTCGGGAACGCGGTCAAGCAGCGCGTCATAGGGCTGCGTGCGGTGGGTTTCGAGGGGGAGCACGATCCCCTGACCTCGGTGGAGGAGATGGCGGCCGCCTACCTGTCCGCGCTGGAGGCCCAGGGTGCGGTGGGTGGCCTCTGCCTGGTGGGCTACTGCGGGGCCTCGCTGGTCGCCGTGGAGATGGCCCGTCAATGCCGGTCGGCGGGCCGGCGCACGACGCTCGTCCTGGTCGACCCCGAGCTGTGGGGCGAGGAGGCCCGGCCCGCCGGTCTGGACGAGCTGTACCGCGAACAACTCGCGTTCGTGGCCCATCGTGCGGGTCTCACCGAGTGGGACGACCCGGCGCCGCTGCCCCGGGCCCGCGGACAGCTGTTCCGGCGGCTCCAGCTCATGGGGTTCTACCCCAGGGCGTTTACGGAGCAGCAGTTCGACCGGCAGCTGCGGGTGAGCGGCGAGGCCGCGCACGCCCTCGCGCGGTACCGGCCGCAGCCCCGGCTGGCGGTTGACGCCCACCTCATCTTCACGCAGGAGCGTCTCGACGAGCAGTTCGGCGGCGACCTCGCAGCGGTGCGGGGCCCGTGGGCGTCGCTGCTGGGAGGCCTGACGCTACAGCGGGTGCCCACCGCGCACCTTGAAGTCTTCGAGCAGGGGGCGGCCCCCGGGATGGTCGGCGCGGTGGTGGACGCCTTCGCCGCCCGGCGATGACCTTCAGTAAAGCATCCCCGTGAACACAGGAGTGGCTGTGGCCAAGCGCAGGAACCTTCCCATCGTTGCCGAGGACCCGGTCGATCACTTCACGCGGTACCGGAACCCCGGTGGCTTCAGTACCGCCGTGGTCCACCCCTTTCTGACCGAAGCGGTCGCGAAGAACCGGCTCAAGTACCGGGAGAGCCTGGCGCTCGGCTATCTCATCGCGGCGCTGGAAGCCGGCGACTACCCCGTCGAGTCGGTCAACGCCGAACTGGAGTTCCTCGCCCCGGAGGAGGTCGCCGAACGGCTCATGGCGGTGCCCGACCTCGGTCTGCTCGGGATCTCCGCGAAGTCGCAGCGCACCTACCGGGCGGCGAAGCAGATCGCCGAACTCGTCAAGCGGGAACGCCCCGAGGTGCACGTCACCGTGGGCGGCGTGTTCCCGTCCGCCGCCGCCAACGAGGTGCTGGAGGACGCGCCCCAGATCGACAGTGTCGTACGCGGCGAAGGGGAGTACGGCATCACCGAGCTGGCCTGGCGGGTGGCCACGGGGGCCCCGCTCTCGCAGATGCGCGGCCTCACCTACCGCCAGGACGGCCGGCCGAGGACCGCGCCGGAACGACCCCGCATCCGCGACCTCGACGCGCTGCCGAGGCCCGCCCGCCGCGACCTGGAATGGATCATCAAGAACGGCCGCCGCGGCGGACATTCGGCCTATCTGGTCGCCTCCCGCGGTTGCTATGCCGCCTGCACATTCTGCTCCATCCACCAGATCTACGGCGACCACAACGTGATGCGCCGCTCGCCCGGCTCCATCGTGGAGGAGATGCGGCTGATCGGCGAGGAGCAGGGGGTGCGCAGATTCTCCTTCGTCGACGACCTCTTCATCATGCCCTCACCCAACGGGTACCGGTGGGTCGAGGAGTTCTGCGACCAGATCGTCGAGGCGGGGCTGGACGTCAACTTCTATGCCGAGATGCGCGCCGACACCGTCAAGCCCGACTTCGTCCGCCGGCTGCGGGACGTCGGACTGCACCGTCTGTTCATCGGGGTGGAGTCCGGGGTCGACTCGGTCCTGAAGCGCTGGGACAAGGGCACCACCGTCGCGGACAACGAGACGGCACTGGCCAACCTGCGTGAGACCGGTATGCCGCCCCACGCCATCAACTTCGGCTACATCATGTTCGACCCGGAGATGAGTCTCGCCGAACTGCGCGAGCAGTTCCGGTGGATCAAGGACTCCGGGCACTGCCGGGTCCAGCACCTCCAGAACAAGATGAACATCTACTGGGGCACGCCGCAGTACCAGCGGATGATCGCCCAGGGCCGCACCGACACCGCGCCGCTCGGCGATCGCTGGCAGTACGAGTTCGACGACTGGCGGGTCGGCGACGTCGAGGCGGCGGTGCGCTGGTTCCACCGGCGCTACGAGTCCGAGGGCTGGAGCGAGCCCGCCATCAAGGCTCGTGAGGCGTTTCTCGCCAGGGTCAACGAAGACGTGTGCACCGTGCCCGTACCGGACTGGCTGTTCGACCTGCTCAATCAGGCCCAGCGCAAGACCGAGGGGCTGGAACGCGGGCTGTACTACGAGGCGTTCGAGCATGCCTTCGCCCAGGTGGGCGCGGACGGCCGCTGCGACGACGACTTCCGGGAGGGCCTGTGGGCGGCGCTGCTGCCGCGGATCACCGAGTTGCAGGAGCAGAGCGGGCTGTTCGAAGCCTTCGCGGACGCCCTGGACACCATCCGCGCGGTAGCGCCCGACGAGCCCGTCGACCGGCCGGCGACGGCCAGGCTGAGCGCCGACGGCACGGTGTCCGAGGTCTGGGTCCGTACGGAGACGGCCCTCCAGGGATATCGGGCCACCCCCTTCCACACGGGACCGGACCGCTGCGACCACGCGTGCACCCACGTCAGCTACACAGTCGTCGACCAGGTCACGTACGACGGGAGCGCAACGGCATGAACGAGGCGGCAACGCGGCCCCACCTGGAACGCCTCGACGCGGTCCTGCGGAACGTCGACTGGGACCGGATCGTCGAGAGCCTGGAGCCGCTGGAGCGGATCCTGCGCGAACTGGCCGCCCCCGAGGTGCTCGGCGCGCTGTACGAACGGGTGCTCGCGAAGCCCGAACTGATCCGCAGGAGCGAGCGGTTCAACCTCTTCTCGAAGGTCCTGCTGCACCGCGACCCGGCCACCGGCTGCAAGCTGCGACTGCACGTCTTCGAGGAGCCGATCGCCGAGGCGCACAACCACCGGGCGTCCTTCGCCGCCCTGATCCTGCGCGGCTCCTACACCCACACTCTCTACGGCGGAGAGGAGGCCTCGGCGCTGCTCTCCGGCGGTGAGGTCCCGCACTCGCTGTTCGTGCAGCGGCAGCGGTCCGGCACCTGCTACGCGATCCACCACGCGATGGTGCACTCGACCCTCGCCGACGAGACGACGGTGTCGCTGATGCTCCAAGGGCCGCCGGGGCGCGATGAGTTCCACATCATCGACCTCGGCTCGGGTCAGGTGCGCAGCCGGACCACGAGCCAAGGACCCGATGTTCCACAAGAGGCGGGAGAGCGCGGGCTGACCGCGGTGGACCTGGACCGGCTGCGCGGACAGCTCCGCGCGGCCGGTGTGCTCCCGGAGAAAGCGCCGGTTGGCGAAGTTTCGGCAAGGAAGAGGTGACCCATGAGGTTGGCGATTGCAGGCGTGGGCAACAACGCGGCGGCCCTGGCGCAGGGTATCGCGTTCTACGGTTCTCCCCAGGGGCAGCACCTGCCCGGTGTGACACGGCCCTGGCTGTGCGGGATACATGTCACCGACGTGGAGATCGTCGCCGCCTTCGAGACGGACGCCCGCAAGACGGGGCGGCCCTTCACCGAGGCCATCTTCGCCGGAACCAACAACTACCCGATGCTGCCGACCGGGGTCACCGGGCCCGACCCGGTGGTCCTCGAAGGGATCACCGATCCCGACCACGAGGCACAGATCGACCGGGTGGCCGACCAACTGCGTGACGCACGGGCCGACGTACTGCTGTACTCGCTGCCGACCGGGCTCCCGCAGACGGCCCTGGCCTACGCGCACGCGGCGATCCGCGCCGGTGTCCACCTCGTCAACTGCACCCCCGACCCGATGGCACGGGACGAGGACGTCATGAAACGGGCCACGAAGGAAGGCGTGCGTGTCGTCGGGGACGATTTGCAGAGCCATCTGGGCAGCTCCGTGGTCCACGGTGCGCTCCTCGAACTCGTACAGGACCGGGGCCTCACCCTGAGCGGCTCCTACCAGGTCAACTTCGGGGGCAACGCGGACTTCCAGAACCTGGTCACCAACGGCTCCGCCAAGGAGCACTCCAAACACAACGCCCTGCGCCAGCGGGTGGCCGACACCGGCAAGGTCACCGTGATCCCCTCCGGCGGGTTCGTGCCCTATCTGGAGGACCGCAAGGTCGCCCACATCTCCATCGAGGGGCGCGGCTGGGCCGACACCCCGGTGAAGCTGGACGTCGCCCTCGGGGTGCAGGACTCCAGCAACGCCGCAGGAGTGATCATCGACCTCGTCCGGATCGCCGCGGCACACACGGGCGCCGAGGAGGGCGGGTTCCCGCTCCTGGCGGCGCCGCTGCTCAAGTCCGCTCCCATTGAGGGCGACGTCCGCCACTCCATGGAGCTCGCGCGTTCGCTGCTGGAGCAGGCGTCCGCGCAACGGAACGGCTGATGGGCCGGGTCGCGGTCGTGGCGTACGACGGTGTCGACGAACTCGATCTCACCGGAGTGCTCGGTCCGCTGCGCAAGGCCGCCGCGGCCGGCGCGGCGGTGCGGGCGCGGCTGTGGGCGGAGCGCCCCGAGGTCGTCACCTCGGGCGGGCTGCGGGTACGGGCCGACGTTGTCACCCGGGCCGGCCGCCCCGAGCCGTTCGACGCCCTGGTGCTGCCGGGCGGGCCGGGCGCCCGTACCGCCGAGGTGACCGCAGTGGGGGGGCTGGCGGAGCTGGTGGGCCGGTCCCGCGACCGCGGAGTGCGGACGTACGCCGTGTGCACCGGGCTGCTGCTCGCGGCTCGGGCCGGACACCTTGGCGCGAGCTCCGTGTCCTTCCACCACCGCAAGCACGCCCTGCTGCGGGCCGCCGGATACCGGGGCCTGATCCGCGAGGGCGTGATCCGGCAGGGCCCCCTGACGACGGTGGCCGGGCGAGGCCTGCCCGCCGTCCGCCCCCTGCTGCTCGGCCTCATCGTGCTCGCCGACACGGCAGGTCCCGACGCGGCGTGGCAGGTGGCCGAACGCATGGAACTCGACGTGCCGACACTGATCCCCCTGGTGTCGGCCCAACTCCCGGAGGCAGAAGCCGATGTCTGAGCCGATAGTGGTCACCGGCGCGTCACGCGGCATAGGCAA
Coding sequences:
- a CDS encoding condensation domain-containing protein, coding for MDISTPQHVPLSVGQEAMWVGWKLDPEQWTHIIPTAFLVRGEIDRARLEQAVTALGEAYPQLRGRVRPGPQGPVLDWSDAPGIPVRERTTDLDRDDAVRRTWQVPFDLRQGPLARVDLLHGPGYTVLLMATHHLVYDGASVLILLEALRECYAGNPPARVDQVPALAEFAARSRELADGPAGEEHRAHWRKTLASGPLDFALPTSVDAPGYTVLSEDLPPDLVADLRDRAAEAGVSYVTVLLAGYFALLRRHCRTEEVLAFVPYHGRSLESLRDRVGYFVNALPIRGEVRGSDTYATLIQRVRGLVKDALRHGDLPLPAIMREAGLTGPEARARTHQTVFQYWHAGLRDGVDVQDLVLDAPDARARLSLLDLESTAGFTLAVMVREDSAGTHVLWKDPTGSVGPTVVAELAADYRRVLREIARGPGATVIDLAEDRPGRAEPREGAGPVADGAGRAVTEAVAAMVDVWQDVLGIDDIGTDDSFFELGGHSLLAETLVLAAGERLGVDVSIRTLFDFPRLAEFTAEVLGSAVASPAGEEGPHEAPPVVPELPGDAEGEPDGWRSVPHRMSVGIRRQQGAEGEIPSESIICKVYYFRDLAADEERLQEAFRRTLAVNPALGSRYRVDPVLGPQYREEPVDYPVVRFVTMEASATWDDLCAEAQRTADAEMAGRLDLREGRLLRVVCVRLGGRGFALVVKADHTVCDGLSFAQLLRDVGAAYATSTEGAFLADRRRPSPAEVEAAEGRVLGGQQGRELRAAWRKKLPAGVPEILLRNATRWQDSPPEGDSVHFSVRGEAYRRHTAEAQNLKVTSFALAAAKVLFAMRPSILNDELCFFCPFPGRFVPEAKEVLGNFVNLLPVLVEAPREGGPADMVRAVREGLLWTLQHQGLPFDEVMDEIRDVDATGEQLPRKRRALFMAGNQPEGLRLDGTAGETRMPEMTDALFDFSLWVTDTGEELNCGVVYRRAFMPREVVEDWLEALNRPLEPALEV
- a CDS encoding thioesterase domain-containing protein; its protein translation is MTLAQLWAEVLGTEVPDRTTRFFDLGGNSLLVSLLWARLTDRFDLPLAASDLYEYATVAAQAEQIRGWFSGDGRGALAVELSDGPEPVVACVHGMSGNVYYARHLGNAVKQRVIGLRAVGFEGEHDPLTSVEEMAAAYLSALEAQGAVGGLCLVGYCGASLVAVEMARQCRSAGRRTTLVLVDPELWGEEARPAGLDELYREQLAFVAHRAGLTEWDDPAPLPRARGQLFRRLQLMGFYPRAFTEQQFDRQLRVSGEAAHALARYRPQPRLAVDAHLIFTQERLDEQFGGDLAAVRGPWASLLGGLTLQRVPTAHLEVFEQGAAPGMVGAVVDAFAARR
- a CDS encoding B12-binding domain-containing radical SAM protein, which gives rise to MAKRRNLPIVAEDPVDHFTRYRNPGGFSTAVVHPFLTEAVAKNRLKYRESLALGYLIAALEAGDYPVESVNAELEFLAPEEVAERLMAVPDLGLLGISAKSQRTYRAAKQIAELVKRERPEVHVTVGGVFPSAAANEVLEDAPQIDSVVRGEGEYGITELAWRVATGAPLSQMRGLTYRQDGRPRTAPERPRIRDLDALPRPARRDLEWIIKNGRRGGHSAYLVASRGCYAACTFCSIHQIYGDHNVMRRSPGSIVEEMRLIGEEQGVRRFSFVDDLFIMPSPNGYRWVEEFCDQIVEAGLDVNFYAEMRADTVKPDFVRRLRDVGLHRLFIGVESGVDSVLKRWDKGTTVADNETALANLRETGMPPHAINFGYIMFDPEMSLAELREQFRWIKDSGHCRVQHLQNKMNIYWGTPQYQRMIAQGRTDTAPLGDRWQYEFDDWRVGDVEAAVRWFHRRYESEGWSEPAIKAREAFLARVNEDVCTVPVPDWLFDLLNQAQRKTEGLERGLYYEAFEHAFAQVGADGRCDDDFREGLWAALLPRITELQEQSGLFEAFADALDTIRAVAPDEPVDRPATARLSADGTVSEVWVRTETALQGYRATPFHTGPDRCDHACTHVSYTVVDQVTYDGSATA
- a CDS encoding amino acid adenylation domain-containing protein, with translation MPNPRPTGSALYRLFADQVVRAGEHEAVRDQDRSLTYSELSARVRVLAEAVRERCPGTGSRIGLYLGRTVDLVAAVLAVTAAGHVYVPLDPAYPAERLRFMAEDSGLSLVVSDRDLPAELHALPTVRVDAPAPLPEPAHPWAPADVASDAIAYVIYTSGSTGRPKGVEVRGSSVVAMVNSVRARYAFSAEDVWTLFHSYCFDFSVWEMWGALATGATLVLVPAETALSPRATVELLAREHVTVMSVVPSVFRFLTAAVRRMPEAAVVLRRVIFGGEAVDIADIRSWREALGPRCEFVNTYGITETTVFVSTRTLLDKELDREEPGAGGDFAKDLGRPLDGWEVQVLDEELNPVGRGATGEIWVAGDGVAVGYLGRPELTEERFRTLAVPGRPARRYYRSGDLATRTADDVYCYAGRADDQVKINGFRIELGEIEAVLRGVDGVEDAAVVCARSRAGGPVLTAFFSSKGDLPGEELADRARAVLPRHMQPSRFVRLAELPRNPSGKTDRKALSETR
- a CDS encoding NAD-dependent epimerase/dehydratase family protein, encoding MKLLVTGGAGYVGSTLVPLALGQGHQVRVLDTLEFGSSGLESCLHHPRLELMRGDVRDAAHVRAALAGVDAVVHLAALVGYPACRRDVRTAVTTNVEGTRLLLELRHPDQAFLFASTGSVYGSVPEGLCTELTDNAPLTLYGESKSIGEKLVDEAGNAAIFRYATAFGVSPLMRLDLLPNHFSYQALRSRKIVMYESGARRSFIHVADIARSFIFALERWESFRDETFNVGDERLNATKKEIALQIRQSFDFELTMRDDERDPDRRDYEVSYRKIRELGFTAEVGLASGIKEIVAALRGVANLRGMETDRVRLKPGGVGNPAERPAHQETGDGRVELGNTGGTDIESPDDRLPSPL
- a CDS encoding DJ-1/PfpI family protein; this encodes MGRVAVVAYDGVDELDLTGVLGPLRKAAAAGAAVRARLWAERPEVVTSGGLRVRADVVTRAGRPEPFDALVLPGGPGARTAEVTAVGGLAELVGRSRDRGVRTYAVCTGLLLAARAGHLGASSVSFHHRKHALLRAAGYRGLIREGVIRQGPLTTVAGRGLPAVRPLLLGLIVLADTAGPDAAWQVAERMELDVPTLIPLVSAQLPEAEADV